Proteins from a genomic interval of Benincasa hispida cultivar B227 chromosome 7, ASM972705v1, whole genome shotgun sequence:
- the LOC120081525 gene encoding annexin-like protein RJ4: MATLLVPHDVPPPNVDAEAIKAAFRGWGTDEKAIIAVLGYRNAGQRRQIRIAYEQLFEEDLVKRFESELSGHLERAVYRWILDPEDRDAVLAHVALRKPTEDFAVLVEFSCIYSPEEFLAVRRAYQHRYKRSLEEDVAANTHDDFRKLLVGLVSAYRYNGEEIDARLAKTEAEILERAVKDKTFNHEDVIRILTTRSKAQLIATFNHYKDANGISISKQLGQDRAANEFTEALKTVIRCINDPVKYYEKVVRNAIKKVGKSDEDALTRVVVTRAEKDLRQIKEAYHKRNSVTLDDAVSKETSGDYKHFILALLGNQAE; the protein is encoded by the exons ATGGCGACCCTTCTTGTTCCTCATGATgttcctccccctaatgttgatGCAGAAGCCATTAAAGCCGCTTTCCGAG gGTGGGGGACTGATGAGAAGGCCATCATTGCCGTGCTGGGCTACAGAAATGCAGGTCAGAGGAGGCAAATCAGGATTGCTTATGAGCAGCTTTTCGAAGAGGATCTTGTTAAGCGCTTTGAATCTGAGCTCTCTGGCCACCTCGAG AGAGCTGTATACCGATGGATACTAGATCCAGAGGACAGAGACGCTGTGTTGGCGCACGTAGCCCTAAGGAAGCCCACTGAAGATTTTGCAGTGCTGGTTGAATTTTCTTGCATTTACTCTCCTGAAGAGTTCTTGGCGGTCAGAAGGGCGTATCAACACCGGTACAAGCGATCGTTAGAGGAAGATGTTGCCGCCAACACTCACGATGATTTTCGCAAG CTGTTGGTGGGATTAGTGAGTGCATATCGTTACAATGGTGAGGAGATAGATGCAAGACTAGCCAAAACAGAAGCTGAGATACTTGAGCGTGCAGTTAAAGACAAAACCTTCAATCATGAAGATGTTATAAGGATCCTAACCACAAGGAGTAAGGCACAGCTGATTGCAACTTTCAATCACTACAAAGATGCTAATGGTATTTCTATCTCTAAG CAATTGGGCCAAGACCGTGCTGCCAACGAGTTCACAGAAGCACTTAAAACTGTGATTCGTTGCATCAATGACCCTGTCAAATACTATGAGAAG GTGGTGCGAAATGCAATCAAGAAGGTTGGGAAGAGCGACGAGGATGCACTGACTCGAGTGGTGGTGACGAGAGCGGAGAAAGACTTGAGGCAGATAAAGGAGGCTTATCACAAGAGAAACAGTGTTACCCTTGATGATGCTGTATCGAAGGAGACCTCTGGCGACTACAAGCACTTCATCCTTGCTCTTCTGGGTAATCAAGCTGAGTGA